The Theobroma cacao cultivar B97-61/B2 chromosome 1, Criollo_cocoa_genome_V2, whole genome shotgun sequence genome contains the following window.
TTTCTTAATTAACAAAGTTGCAGTACCTATATGAGTTTATTCATTTGTTTTTCAGGTTGGCAAGTACCATCTATTGGTTTGTGGCACAACACCTTGTATGATACGTGGTTCACGAGAAATTGAAGAAGCCTTATTGAAACACTTGGGGGTTAAGCGCAATGGTAAGTTTGGTAAACATAttatttgtacttttattttacgTCACCCAATGCTCATGTcacattttgaaaatttaaatagtaTTGAAGATTAAGTTTCTATTGGTTCGGTTGTGCAGAGGTAACAAAGGATGGTTTATTCTCAGTTGGAGAAATGGAATGTATGGTAAGTCTTTTCCTTTACATGTTTACCTATCTGGATCTGTatcttttaattaactttTGCGTAGATTTTGTTGGTATATAAGAAGTTGGCATGGCAATAATACATTTATCAATTTATGGCTAGTGGTCCCAGAGGATATCTGGAGAACAGATGCATGAAAAGGGTTTCTAGCTAGGATACTGGAAATTTCCTAGTTCAGTTTGCAATGGATGAAAACGTCTACTCAATAACCTATAGGGTATTTTAGGCATGGCTTACCTAATCATCCATGTATTGCTACTTGTCCTCAACTAATGGTAGTTGTAAGATAAATGCAATCTGGAGATAGACGTCTATGGTATGtaaccttttttctttattctactGACAAGTTTGACATTTTACTAATTGCTTTTCTGCAGGGATGTTGTGTAAATGCTCCCATGATCACGGTTGCTGATTACTCTAATGGATCTGAAGGATATACTTATAATTACTATGTGGGTTCCTGAAAATTCCACTCAATTTGCCCTATTTACCATATGTTTGGCGTCCTCGACTGATAGAAACCTACTGGAATTTAATTTGGGCATTTCATGTTTAATGCAGGAAGATGTTACTCCACAACGAGTTGTTGAGATAGTTGAGATGTTAAGAAGGGGAGAGAAGCCACCGGTAAGCATGTGGGTTGTTTGAGTTGGATCATTTTTATGTGCACAGTGATATCACTAATGTATGTTTTAATTTCTCTACTATATATCAGCCTGGCACTCAAAATCCTAAGCGTATAAAGAGTGGACCAGAAGGAGGAAATACCACTTTGCTAAGTGATCCAAAACCTCCCCCATGCCGAGATCTTGATGCCTGCTAAAGTTAACGTGCCAATGCTGCCTCCAATAATGCAAAAGCTTGGATGTTGCCAGGCTTCTCTGGGGTGTATGTTCTTGTTGAATTAATTTGTCAAGCTCAACCTGccattttttgtattttctcTACCAATATGACATCAGTTGAATTTTCCATGCAATTTCAACTTGTTATAAATTATGAGATGATTGATGTCAGTGTTTTGGATAAAAATCTTGGAGGATGGAAGCAGGCCATAATTGTGGCATTGGAATGCCTTGAATGTTTCTAGATGTTGAACAACACTGGAATAGGGTGCTGCAGCAAGCGCTGGGATAAACTTGAAAACATCACCAGTGTCATCAGAATCAAGGGCTATTAGATTCTGCTGAAAACGTCCTTGGTTTTAGCATGGGATTCTGCCCAAATTTACAACTTTAGTTGGTGGCTAACTGTTGAACGCTAAAAATGAGATACTAATAATACACATAAAGAATGAGGACGCCTCAAGGGTGAAGCCAGCCCTTGCGCCCCGGCTgttctctcctttttctctccGCCCAATAATGATTCAGTAGAATTTGGGAAAAGGAAGTCAAATTACTTTTGGAAACATAACCCACGCTCCCCCTTCAACAAAGTAAGCACTATCAAGTATCAGTTGGACTATAACAACAAGCATTATGGAATAGCCAACCATTATCCATTCTACTTCTGCATTCCTTTCCTCTGAAAATACACTGTtacaataatatatatatatatataataatttatatataccCATCTATCTCTT
Protein-coding sequences here:
- the LOC18613239 gene encoding NADH dehydrogenase [ubiquinone] flavoprotein 2, mitochondrial; translated protein: MLARLASQRLLEIRQAFRQSAQACRSFSTALNYHIDSPDNSPDLPWEFSEANKETVKEILSHYPSNYKQSAVIPLLDLAQQQHGGWLPVSAMNAVAKVIEVAPIRVYEVATFYSMFNRSKVGKYHLLVCGTTPCMIRGSREIEEALLKHLGVKRNEVTKDGLFSVGEMECMGCCVNAPMITVADYSNGSEGYTYNYYEDVTPQRVVEIVEMLRRGEKPPPGTQNPKRIKSGPEGGNTTLLSDPKPPPCRDLDAC